One Dermacentor andersoni chromosome 6, qqDerAnde1_hic_scaffold, whole genome shotgun sequence genomic window carries:
- the Vps52 gene encoding vacuolar protein sorting-associated protein 52 homolog has product MDALKQPVEEGNGDAGLVLENPFELDDPAFDEVDVHIQENLEDEFIQEALQSGMDLRQYSLQVEKDLKEVENASIQDYIKESVNIASLHNQIAACDQILERMENMLKTFQEDLGSISHEILTLQQQSVSMNLRLKNRQAVRGELSQFVDDIIVPESMILNILETPVTEKEFLEQLYVLDHKISFVKEQSFKDSRSCQDVRDILEKLKLKAIGKIREYLLQKVYLFRKPMTNYQVPQNAMLKHKFFYQFLMTHEREVAREIRDEYVDTMGKILFSYFKTYTNRLMKLQYEEVPEKDDLMGVEDTTKRSLFSSKPSLKNKSTVFTVGSRNNVLTTELESPIIVPHAAQKNEVRYPFESLFRSQQYALLDNACREYLFVTEFFIVSGPAAQELFNSIMNRTLAMFVKHVELYVQDCYDSIALFLSIHIIHRFQLLMHERSVPALDRYWESLLQHLYPRFEYILKLNIQSIRDCDPQKLGSIDMRPHYITRRYAEFSAAIVSINENFPSDRVATLLASLQGEVENFILKMAAEFQGRKEQLIFLINNYDMMLSVLLERTKEDSKETESFKELLQARTQEYVEEILAPHFGGMISFVKECELLQERGQADQMQKEEKKVAMLIRSFNSGWKKAIDDINQDIMQTFTNFKNGTNILQAALMQLIQYYHRFQKVLSQAPFKQLTVRSELLNIHHLMVEVKKYKPNF; this is encoded by the exons ATGGACGCCTTAAAACAACCTGTTGAG GAAGGAAATGGCGACGCCGGTCTCGTATTGGAGAACCCTTTCGAGCTGGACGACCCAGCGTTTGACGAAGTCGATG TGCACATACAAGAAAACCTCGAAGATGAGTTTATCCAAGAAGCGTTGCAATCG GGCATGGACCTGAGGCAGTATTCGCTTCAGGTTGAAAAAGACCTCAAAGAAGTCGAGAATGCTTCCATCCAAGACT ATATCAAGGAAAGTGTGAACATTGCAAGTCTTCACAACCAAATAGCAGCCTGTGATCAAATACTCGAG CGAATGGAGAACATGTTGAAGACGTTCCAGGAGGATTTGGGCAGCATCAGTCATGAAATCCTGACACTTCAGCAACAGTCAGTGTCAATGAACCTTCGTCTGAAGAACAGACAG GCTGTTCGAGGTGAACTCAGTCAGTTTGTCGACGACATCATCGTGCCTGAAAGCATGATACT GAACATCCTCGAGACGCCTGTTACGGAAAAAGAGTTTCTGGAACAGCTCTATGTTCTGGATCACAAAATCTCCTTTGTCAAGGAGCAGTCCTTCAAGGACTCCAGGTCATGCCAAGATGTCAGGGACATACTCGAAAAGCTAAAGCTGAAG GCCATTGGAAAGATTCGAGAGTACTTGCTGCAGAAGGTGTACTTGTTTCGCAAGCCCATGACAAACTACCAGGTGCCCCAGAATGCCATGCTGAAGCACAAGTTTTTCTACCAGTTCCTCATGACACACGAGAGGGAAGTGGCTCGAGAGATTCGAGATGAGTATGTGGATACAATGGGCAAAATTCTCTTCTCTTACTTCAAGACATACACTAACCGGCTGATGAAACTTCAG TATGAAGAAGTTCCTGAAAAGGATGACTTGATGGGTGTGGAAGATACTACAAAAAGGA GCCTGTTCAGCTCGAAACCCTCACTAAAGAACAAATCCACAGTGTTTACAGTGGGAAGTCGCAACAATGTCCTCACCACAGAACTGGAGAGTCCCATCATTGTGCCCCATGCTGCCCAAAAGAATGAAGTTAGA TACCCCTTTGAAAGTCTGTTCAGAAGTCAGCAGTACGCACTGCTTGACAATGCCTGCCGCGAATACCTCTTTGTCACCGAGTTCTTCAttgtgtcgggccctgcagctcaGGAGCTCTTCAATTCGATCATGAACAGGACATTGGCCATGTTTGTG AAACATGTGGAACTCTACGTGCAAGATTGCTATGATTCCATAGCACTGTTCCTCTCTATTCACATAATACACCGGTTTCAGTTACTGATGCACGAGAGATCTGTACCTGCACTGGACAG GTACTGGGAGTCTTTGCTACAACATCTCTACCCAAGGTTTGAGTACATTCTCAAACTCAACATTCAAAGCATCAGGGACTGTGACCCTCAGAAACTGGGGAGCATTGACATGCGACCACATTAT ATTACCAGGAGATATGCTGAGTTCTCCGCTGCCATTGTCAGCATCAACGAGAACTTTCCCAGTGATCGCGTAGCTACGCTGCTGGCATCTCTGCAAGGAGAAGTTGAGAACTTCATCCTAAAGATGGCGGCAGAATTTCAAGGAAGAAAGGAGCAACTTATTTTTCTCATCAACAATTACGACATGATGCTGAGTgtgctgctg GAGCGGACAAAAGAGGACTCTAAGGAGACAGAGAGCTTCAAGGAGCTGCTTCAGGCACGCACACAGGAGTACGTAGAGGAGATCCTGGCTCCCCATTTTGGCGGCATGATCAGCTTCGTCAAGGAGTGTGAGCTGCTCCAGGAGAGGGGCCAGGCCGACCAGATGCAGAAGGAAGAGA AAAAAGTAGCCATGCTTATACGTTCATTCAACTCGGGGTGGAAGAAGGCCATTGATGACATTAACCAGGACATCATGCAGACCTTTACCAATTTCAAGAATGGCACCAACATCTTGCAG GCAGCCCTGATGCAGCTAATTCAGTACTACCACCGGTTCCAGAAGGTGCTAAGCCAGGCTCCCTTCAAACAGCTCACGGTTCGCTCTGAACTCCTGAACATCCACCACCTCATGGTGGAGGTGAAAAAATACAAGCCAAACTTCTGA